A stretch of the Teretinema zuelzerae genome encodes the following:
- the phoU gene encoding phosphate signaling complex protein PhoU, producing the protein MSMTRMNLDAELSRVRAEITAMSARVEEDLRKAVRAIRERDAALAAEVKADDRTVNAMQENIQYLCATLMAIQQPVAQDLRELVAAIRLVDNLERIGDYSVHLAKTAIKLRDATGWPRQFELLAKMGDAGCLMIRSMTEAWLKKDMEGARSCAAADSEIDALHHELMGETLNSLKKENAGADEAIKLIRTSGFLERLGDHVTNCCELVEYVVTGTHRELND; encoded by the coding sequence ATGAGCATGACAAGAATGAACCTTGACGCCGAACTTTCCCGCGTGCGCGCGGAGATAACCGCGATGTCCGCCCGGGTGGAGGAGGATCTCAGAAAGGCCGTCCGCGCCATCCGCGAACGCGACGCCGCCCTCGCCGCCGAAGTGAAGGCGGACGACCGCACCGTGAACGCGATGCAGGAAAACATCCAGTACCTGTGCGCCACCCTCATGGCCATCCAACAGCCCGTCGCCCAGGATTTGCGCGAACTGGTCGCCGCCATCCGCCTCGTGGACAACCTTGAGCGCATCGGCGACTATTCCGTGCATCTGGCAAAAACCGCGATCAAGCTCCGCGACGCAACCGGCTGGCCCCGCCAGTTCGAGCTGCTCGCCAAAATGGGCGACGCCGGCTGCCTCATGATCCGCTCGATGACCGAGGCCTGGCTGAAAAAAGACATGGAAGGCGCGCGCTCCTGCGCCGCGGCCGACTCGGAAATAGACGCCCTTCATCACGAGCTCATGGGCGAAACCCTGAACTCTCTGAAAAAAGAAAACGCCGGAGCGGACGAAGCGATCAAGCTCATCCGCACCTCCGGCTTCCTCGAACGGCTCGGCGACCACGTTACGAATTGCTGCGAACTCGTCGAGTATGTCGTAACCGGGACTCACCGGGAATTGAACGACTGA
- the pstB gene encoding phosphate ABC transporter ATP-binding protein PstB codes for MCNPETNETAASTVQAPLVKTPSVETPASDVVLSPWAIETRSMNFWYGNFQAVIDLDMKIERNRVTAIIGPSGCGKSTALRTFNRMNDLIPGTRVEGEILFNGRDMYGPGVDPVALRSRIGMVFQKPNPFPKTIRENIIWGARINGFQGDPDELVETSLRQVYLWDEVKDKLKKNAYELSGGQQQRLCIARAIAVSPEILLMDEPTSALDPISTGKIEDLMTEFKERFTIIIVTHNMQQAGRISDDTAFFLNGILVEMGPTREIFFTPKDPRTENYISGRFG; via the coding sequence ATGTGCAACCCCGAAACTAATGAAACGGCGGCTTCGACCGTCCAGGCGCCCCTCGTGAAAACTCCCTCCGTCGAAACCCCGGCTTCAGACGTCGTCCTGAGCCCCTGGGCGATCGAAACCCGGTCGATGAACTTCTGGTACGGCAACTTCCAGGCCGTCATCGATCTGGACATGAAGATCGAACGGAACCGCGTCACCGCCATCATCGGGCCCTCCGGCTGCGGAAAGTCCACGGCCTTGCGCACTTTCAACCGGATGAACGACCTGATTCCCGGCACCCGGGTGGAAGGAGAAATTCTGTTCAACGGCCGCGACATGTACGGCCCGGGCGTCGATCCGGTGGCGCTCCGCAGCCGCATCGGCATGGTGTTCCAAAAGCCGAATCCCTTCCCCAAGACCATTCGCGAAAACATCATCTGGGGAGCGCGGATCAACGGCTTCCAGGGAGACCCGGACGAGCTGGTGGAAACAAGCCTCCGCCAGGTGTACTTGTGGGACGAGGTGAAGGACAAGCTCAAGAAAAACGCCTACGAACTTTCCGGCGGCCAGCAGCAGCGCCTGTGCATCGCGCGGGCTATCGCCGTCAGCCCCGAGATTCTGTTGATGGACGAGCCGACCTCGGCCCTCGATCCGATCTCCACCGGAAAAATCGAAGACCTCATGACCGAATTCAAGGAACGGTTTACGATCATCATCGTAACCCACAACATGCAGCAGGCCGGTCGCATTTCCGACGACACCGCCTTCTTCCTGAACGGAATCCTCGTCGAAATGGGTCCGACCCGGGAGATCTTCTTCACGCCGAAGGATCCCCGCACCGAAAACTATATTTCCGGGCGGTTCGGCTGA
- the pstA gene encoding phosphate ABC transporter permease PstA, whose protein sequence is MNASFQSASLRERHRNGKIFSALFFASTLFAIVSLVTLLASVLDQTAGWVLIEYSIPEADIVPSDDEGNPIPLASLESEGLLSILDENLGGRRLKALDLEKPLAERSPGDLRELIIAEVLEPSVVRSWNFAESMLSRESIFQWAAETVPEGSLVFRWWISSSFLSHSQSSNALFAGVRSAILGSFMTIVLTILIAFPLGLGAAIYLEEYARDNRINRFIKTNIYNLSGVPSIIYGMLGLGIFVRFMAPLTSGALFSAASAAGDSVPLEAAALAADGRTILSASLTLALLILPMLIINAQEAIRAVPRTLRESGYALGATRWQVIFHHVLPSSMDRILTGTVLAVSRGIGETAPLVLVGASTFLTQDPTGIFSKFTTLPIQIYQWTSRPQSEFRNIAAAAIVVLMVLLMSLNSAAIILRNKFRSQRRV, encoded by the coding sequence ATGAACGCTTCCTTCCAATCCGCCTCGCTGCGGGAACGCCACCGCAACGGAAAAATCTTTTCCGCCCTCTTTTTCGCCTCAACCCTTTTCGCGATCGTAAGCCTGGTGACCCTGCTCGCGTCCGTTCTGGACCAGACGGCCGGCTGGGTGCTCATCGAATATTCGATTCCCGAGGCGGACATCGTTCCTTCCGACGACGAAGGAAATCCGATTCCCCTCGCGTCGCTCGAATCTGAAGGCCTTCTTTCCATTCTCGACGAAAACCTCGGCGGCCGCCGGCTCAAGGCCCTCGACCTTGAAAAGCCGCTTGCCGAACGCTCTCCCGGCGATCTCCGCGAACTGATTATCGCGGAAGTTCTCGAGCCCTCCGTCGTCCGCTCCTGGAACTTCGCCGAATCCATGCTGAGCCGCGAGTCGATTTTCCAGTGGGCAGCGGAAACGGTGCCGGAAGGATCCCTCGTGTTCCGCTGGTGGATAAGCTCCTCGTTCCTCTCCCATTCGCAGTCGTCGAACGCCCTGTTCGCCGGCGTGAGAAGCGCGATTCTCGGCTCCTTCATGACGATCGTTCTGACCATCCTCATCGCCTTTCCCCTCGGCCTGGGAGCCGCTATCTATCTTGAGGAATACGCCCGCGACAATCGGATTAACCGCTTTATAAAAACGAATATCTACAACCTTTCCGGCGTTCCGTCGATTATCTACGGAATGCTCGGGCTCGGCATCTTCGTCCGCTTCATGGCCCCTCTTACCTCCGGGGCCCTGTTCAGCGCGGCCTCGGCGGCAGGAGATTCCGTTCCGCTCGAAGCCGCCGCGCTCGCGGCCGACGGACGGACAATCCTGTCCGCCTCCTTGACCCTCGCCCTCCTGATCCTTCCCATGCTCATCATCAACGCCCAGGAGGCGATTCGCGCCGTGCCCCGAACGCTTCGGGAGTCCGGCTACGCGCTCGGGGCGACCCGCTGGCAGGTGATCTTCCATCACGTGCTGCCGTCGTCGATGGACCGCATCCTCACCGGAACCGTCCTCGCCGTTTCCCGCGGCATCGGAGAAACCGCGCCTCTCGTGCTCGTAGGCGCGTCCACCTTCCTGACCCAGGACCCCACGGGCATCTTTTCGAAGTTCACGACCCTGCCCATCCAGATTTATCAATGGACCTCGCGCCCCCAGAGCGAGTTCAGAAATATCGCCGCGGCGGCCATCGTCGTGCTGATGGTTCTTCTTATGTCTCTCAACTCAGCCGCGATCATCCTCAGAAACAAATTCCGCTCCCAAAGGAGAGTGTAA
- the pstC gene encoding phosphate ABC transporter permease subunit PstC, with protein sequence MGTALAGKKRPGEMMVQLFLLFAAGVSVLTTLGIVVTLGKESFLFFREVSPIEFLTARKWQPQIEEFGILPLFTATVVTSLIAMMIALPAGLASAVWLSEYAPEKARSVIKPILEILAGIPSVVYGFFALQSVTPALRNVFGGERVDVYNTMSAGIVMGVLILPLISSMCEDALSSVPHSMREGAYALGATKIEVSLNIVMPAAFSGLAAAFIVGFSRAIGETMIVALAAGAGPNLTLNPFRAAETMTGHIVRISGGDLSYDSIDYNSLFAIGLLLFLITLGLNMLSSRLVRKYREVY encoded by the coding sequence ATGGGAACGGCTTTAGCCGGGAAAAAACGCCCCGGCGAGATGATGGTGCAACTGTTTCTGCTGTTCGCGGCGGGAGTATCGGTGCTTACCACGCTCGGAATCGTGGTTACGCTCGGCAAGGAGTCGTTCCTGTTCTTTCGCGAGGTGAGCCCTATAGAGTTTCTGACGGCCCGGAAATGGCAGCCGCAGATAGAAGAGTTCGGCATCCTGCCGCTCTTTACCGCGACCGTCGTGACGAGCTTGATCGCGATGATGATCGCGCTCCCCGCGGGACTCGCCTCCGCTGTATGGCTTTCGGAGTACGCGCCTGAAAAGGCGCGCTCCGTAATCAAGCCGATTCTTGAAATCCTTGCGGGGATTCCGTCCGTCGTGTACGGATTCTTCGCCCTGCAGTCGGTTACTCCCGCGCTGAGGAACGTCTTCGGCGGGGAGAGGGTCGACGTGTACAACACGATGTCCGCGGGCATCGTCATGGGAGTCCTGATTCTCCCCCTCATTTCTTCTATGTGCGAGGACGCGCTTTCGAGCGTTCCGCATTCCATGCGCGAAGGGGCCTACGCACTCGGCGCAACCAAAATCGAAGTATCGCTCAACATCGTAATGCCCGCCGCCTTCTCCGGCCTCGCGGCGGCCTTCATCGTCGGCTTTTCGCGGGCGATCGGCGAAACCATGATAGTCGCCCTTGCGGCGGGAGCCGGCCCGAACCTCACGCTCAACCCCTTCCGCGCCGCGGAAACCATGACCGGCCACATCGTCCGCATTTCAGGCGGCGACCTCTCCTACGATTCTATCGATTACAATTCGCTCTTCGCAATCGGCCTGCTGCTCTTCCTCATCACGCTGGGCCTGAACATGCTTTCTTCCCGCCTGGTGCGCAAATACCGGGAGGTATATTGA
- a CDS encoding PstS family phosphate ABC transporter substrate-binding protein, producing the protein MKRSIALTALVLTAAFAVAQSSAGKFPWLDKMSDDPDKMLPGVDPTKVTGNIVTSGSSTVFPLSEAVTELFVKEGYTGQISIDSIGSGGGLERFGKGELDVANASRGIKASEIEKATASYGSDPIEIRVGTDALAVCVSSKNTFAKDVTKEELAKIFSDAVYWSDVRASWPKKEIKRYIPGTDSGTFDYFTEEIFKKKKEPILGAKNLQMSEDDNVLVQGISGSEYAVGFFGYAYFNENKSRLKALSIGGVVPNQESVDKATYPLARPLFMYVTGKTLNDKPQVAAFINFYLSNVNRVIKRVGYFPAPAADLKKAKQAWLDATKGRY; encoded by the coding sequence ATGAAACGCAGTATCGCTTTAACAGCACTGGTTCTGACGGCCGCCTTCGCGGTCGCCCAGAGTTCCGCGGGAAAGTTCCCCTGGCTCGACAAAATGAGCGACGATCCGGATAAAATGCTTCCCGGCGTAGACCCCACAAAGGTGACCGGCAACATCGTAACCTCGGGTTCATCGACTGTATTCCCCCTCTCGGAAGCAGTGACCGAACTCTTCGTGAAAGAAGGCTATACCGGCCAGATCAGCATCGATTCCATCGGCTCCGGCGGCGGACTCGAGCGCTTCGGCAAGGGCGAGCTCGACGTAGCGAACGCTTCCCGCGGGATCAAGGCGAGCGAGATCGAGAAAGCGACCGCTTCCTACGGTTCCGATCCCATCGAAATCCGGGTCGGCACGGACGCTCTGGCCGTCTGCGTTTCTTCCAAAAACACGTTCGCGAAGGATGTGACCAAGGAAGAACTCGCGAAGATCTTCTCCGACGCCGTTTACTGGTCCGACGTGCGCGCTTCCTGGCCCAAAAAGGAAATCAAGCGCTACATCCCCGGAACGGATTCCGGAACCTTTGACTACTTCACCGAGGAAATCTTCAAGAAGAAAAAAGAGCCCATACTGGGAGCGAAAAATCTCCAGATGTCCGAAGACGACAACGTGCTGGTGCAGGGCATCTCCGGCTCCGAGTACGCAGTCGGCTTCTTCGGCTATGCCTACTTTAACGAGAACAAGTCCCGCCTCAAGGCCCTTTCGATCGGGGGCGTGGTTCCCAACCAGGAGAGCGTGGACAAGGCGACCTATCCGCTGGCCCGCCCGCTGTTCATGTACGTGACCGGCAAGACGCTTAACGATAAGCCCCAGGTCGCGGCCTTCATTAACTTCTACTTGAGCAACGTAAACCGCGTGATCAAGCGCGTCGGCTACTTCCCGGCTCCTGCGGCTGATCTCAAGAAGGCCAAGCAGGCCTGGCTCGACGCGACTAAGGGACGGTACTAG